From a region of the Rhipicephalus microplus isolate Deutch F79 chromosome X, USDA_Rmic, whole genome shotgun sequence genome:
- the LOC142775364 gene encoding uncharacterized protein LOC142775364, with protein MPLVLAVLAVPLTVKKETTPSLVLFSFPSGISDNIDGRRVRLHRAPVQCSPRLKEAPHGEGSEQTMPLLLRILRIQLGIRQQQREVLQEVRQLKHKRKHLLQIGGRGLREIGVNAMKAVLAHDVQVLYSLHGRKRKRAFVNLRLCRLVTGVICQKAGCDQAEALNFIKRWLPGSGDRCGGRKRRFREAFVVEQPDDPHSQSADYRLLAAAGFLPSHSSQGLDSTTVTVPPTQPDLQ; from the exons atgcctcttgtgttggccgttctggcagttccgctgactgtaaagaaagagacgaccccatcgcttgtcctcttctcttttccttcgggcatcagcgacaacattgacggacgacgtgttcgacttcaccgtgcac ctgtacagtgctctccaaggctcaaggaggcaccgcacggggaaggctcggagcaaaccatgc ctctattgctacggatcctgcggatccaacttggcatccggcagcaacaaagagaggttctgcaggaggtgcgacagctgaagcacaag cgcaagcacctcctgcagattgggggacgtggcctccgagaaattggtgtgaatgccatgaaggctgtattggcacatgacgtgcaagtgctgtacagccttcatggcagaaaaaggaaaagggcctttgtgaacctgaggctctgtagattagtgacag gtgtcatctgccaaaaagcagggtgcgaccaggcggaggccctcaactttattaagaggtggctgccagggtctggtgatcgctgtgggggcaggaagcggcgcttcagagaagcatttgttgtggagcagcccgatgatccccactctcagagtgcagattatcggctgctcgcggcggctggcttcctgcccagccacagcagccagggccttgacagcaccactgtcactgtgcccccaacgcaacctgacctgcagtag